One Streptomyces sp. NBC_00223 genomic window carries:
- the purB gene encoding adenylosuccinate lyase, with amino-acid sequence MTAKPRIPNVLAGRYASAELAALWSPEQKVKLERRLWIAVLRAQQDLGIEVPERALADYERVLDEVDLGSIAEREKVTRHDVKARIEEFNALAGHEQIHKGMTSRDVTENVEQLQIRLSLELVRDRTVAVLARLGQLSAQYAELVMAGRSHNVAAQATTLGKRFATGADELLVAFERVEQLIDRYPLRGVKGPVGTSQDMLDLLGGDSDKLADLERRIADHLGFSRAFTSVGQVYPRSLDYDVVTALVQLAAAPSSLAKTIRLMAGHELVTEGFKPGQVGSSAMPHKMNTRSCERVNGLMVILRGYASMTGELAGDQWNEGDVSCSVVRRVALPDAFFALDGLLETFLTVLDEFGAFPAVVARELDRYLPFLATTKVLMGAVRAGVGRESAHEAIKENAVASALAMREQGTERNELLDRLAADDRIPLDRTQLDALMADRLSFTGAAAGQVAEVVRRVEDVLKAHPAAAVYRPGAIL; translated from the coding sequence GTGACAGCCAAGCCGCGTATCCCGAACGTCCTCGCCGGCCGCTACGCCTCCGCGGAGCTAGCCGCCCTCTGGTCCCCCGAGCAGAAGGTGAAGCTGGAGCGCCGGCTGTGGATCGCCGTCCTGCGCGCTCAGCAGGACCTCGGCATCGAGGTGCCCGAGCGGGCGCTCGCCGACTACGAGCGGGTGCTCGACGAGGTCGATCTCGGCTCCATCGCCGAGCGCGAGAAGGTCACGCGGCACGATGTGAAGGCCCGCATCGAGGAGTTCAACGCGCTGGCCGGGCACGAGCAGATCCACAAGGGCATGACGTCCCGCGATGTGACGGAGAACGTCGAGCAGCTCCAGATCCGGCTGTCGCTGGAACTCGTCAGGGACCGTACGGTCGCGGTGCTCGCCCGGCTCGGGCAGCTGTCGGCGCAGTACGCGGAGCTGGTCATGGCGGGCCGCTCGCACAATGTGGCGGCCCAGGCGACCACGCTCGGCAAGCGTTTCGCGACGGGCGCGGACGAGCTGCTGGTGGCCTTCGAGCGCGTCGAGCAGCTGATCGACCGCTACCCGCTGCGCGGCGTCAAGGGCCCGGTCGGCACCTCGCAGGACATGCTCGACCTGCTCGGCGGCGACAGCGACAAGCTCGCCGACCTGGAGCGCCGGATCGCCGACCACCTGGGCTTCTCCCGGGCGTTCACCTCGGTCGGCCAGGTCTACCCGCGCTCGCTGGACTACGACGTGGTGACCGCGCTGGTGCAGCTGGCCGCCGCGCCCTCGTCGCTGGCCAAGACGATCCGGCTGATGGCCGGGCACGAGCTGGTCACCGAGGGCTTCAAGCCGGGCCAGGTCGGCTCCTCGGCGATGCCGCACAAGATGAACACCCGTTCCTGCGAGCGGGTCAACGGCCTGATGGTGATCCTGCGCGGCTACGCCTCGATGACCGGCGAGCTGGCCGGCGACCAGTGGAACGAGGGCGACGTGTCCTGCTCGGTGGTGCGCCGGGTCGCGCTGCCTGACGCGTTCTTCGCGCTGGACGGGCTGCTGGAGACGTTCCTGACGGTGCTGGACGAGTTCGGCGCCTTCCCGGCCGTGGTCGCCCGCGAGCTGGACCGCTACCTGCCGTTCCTGGCCACGACCAAGGTCCTGATGGGCGCGGTCCGGGCGGGCGTCGGCCGGGAGAGCGCGCACGAGGCCATCAAGGAGAACGCGGTGGCGTCCGCGCTGGCGATGCGCGAGCAGGGCACCGAGCGCAACGAGCTGCTGGACCGGCTGGCCGCGGACGACCGCATCCCGCTGGACCGTACGCAGCTCGACGCGCTGATGGCCGACCGGCTGTCGTTCACGGGCGCGGCGGCCGGGCAGGTCGCCGAGGTCGTCCGGCGGGTCGAGGACGTGCTCAAGGCGCACCCGGCGGCCGCCGTGTACCGGCCGGGGGCGATCCTCTGA
- a CDS encoding SGNH/GDSL hydrolase family protein, giving the protein MQTPVTYSSYSSFVAVGDSFTEGMSDLLPDGSYRGWADLLADRLAALPRPDADAFRYANLAVRGKLIRQIADDQVDAAAAMGADLVTLVGGLNDMLRPKCDVDAVCALVESAVRRLAPSCGQLVLMRSPARRGPVATRFLPRMEHLFGFLDELAREHGAVVVDLYGADVLGDPRMWADDRLHLTAEGHERVAEAVWQALGLPAASDWTRPLPPPVLPGWAARRGADLRFTRQHLLPWIGRRLTGRSSGDGRLPKRAQLVPYPGPIPVPSRDAGGIPSQDAPATPYPAPSEG; this is encoded by the coding sequence ATGCAGACGCCTGTCACCTACTCCAGTTACTCCAGCTTCGTCGCCGTCGGCGACTCCTTCACCGAGGGCATGTCCGATCTGCTGCCCGACGGCTCGTACCGGGGGTGGGCGGACCTGCTCGCCGACCGGCTGGCCGCGCTCCCCCGGCCCGACGCGGACGCGTTCCGGTACGCCAACCTCGCCGTGCGCGGCAAGCTGATCCGGCAGATCGCCGACGACCAGGTCGACGCCGCGGCCGCGATGGGCGCGGACCTCGTCACCCTGGTCGGCGGTCTCAACGACATGCTGCGGCCCAAGTGCGACGTGGACGCGGTGTGCGCGCTGGTGGAGAGCGCGGTACGCAGGCTGGCCCCCTCCTGCGGCCAGTTGGTGCTGATGCGCAGCCCGGCCAGGCGCGGCCCGGTCGCCACCCGCTTCCTGCCCCGCATGGAGCACCTGTTCGGCTTCCTCGACGAGTTGGCCCGCGAGCACGGCGCCGTCGTGGTCGATCTGTACGGCGCCGACGTGCTCGGCGACCCGCGTATGTGGGCAGACGACCGGCTGCATCTGACCGCCGAGGGCCACGAGCGGGTGGCCGAGGCGGTGTGGCAGGCGCTCGGGCTGCCCGCCGCGTCCGACTGGACCCGCCCGCTGCCGCCGCCCGTGCTCCCCGGCTGGGCGGCCAGGCGGGGAGCGGATCTGCGCTTCACCCGTCAGCACCTGCTGCCGTGGATCGGCCGCCGGCTGACCGGCCGCTCCTCCGGTGACGGCCGCCTGCCCAAACGCGCGCAGTTGGTACCGTATCCGGGCCCGATCCCCGTGCCGTCGCGGGACGCGGGCGGCATCCCGTCGCAGGACGCGCCCGCGACCCCGTACCCGGCCCCGTCCGAGGGCTGA
- a CDS encoding hemolysin family protein, protein MTFVQLLIGLLTLMVNAFFVGAEFAMISVRRSQIEPAAESGDGRARHVLWGLEHISPLLAAAQLGITACTLVLGIVAEPAIAHLLEPVFHTAHAPQGAVHPISFVIALVVATYLHMLFGEMVPKNIALADPPRAALLLGPPLVALTRALGPLIGGINALANAVLRLVRVEPRTEVAAVFSDDELARMVGDAAAAGLLDERSTERLRDALELGRRPVGEIVLPADRVVRARLGITAEGLEALSARSGFSRFPVADDDGRVLGYLHVKDALDAEPRDAAFPRSALRHITRVGAATPLDDVLTAMRAGRAHLAAVVDDQGLGVGLVTMEDVLKELVGRGRA, encoded by the coding sequence GTGACCTTCGTGCAGTTGCTGATCGGCCTGCTCACCCTGATGGTGAACGCCTTCTTCGTCGGCGCGGAGTTCGCGATGATCTCGGTGCGGCGCAGTCAGATCGAACCGGCCGCCGAGTCCGGTGACGGGCGGGCCCGCCATGTGCTGTGGGGTCTGGAGCACATCTCGCCGCTGCTGGCCGCGGCCCAGCTCGGCATCACCGCGTGCACGCTGGTGCTCGGCATCGTCGCGGAGCCGGCCATCGCGCATCTGCTGGAGCCGGTCTTCCACACGGCGCACGCTCCGCAGGGCGCGGTCCATCCGATCTCGTTCGTGATCGCGCTGGTGGTGGCCACCTACCTGCACATGCTGTTCGGCGAGATGGTGCCGAAGAACATCGCGCTGGCCGATCCGCCCCGGGCCGCGCTGCTGCTCGGGCCGCCGCTGGTGGCGCTGACCCGGGCGCTGGGGCCGCTGATCGGCGGGATCAACGCGCTGGCCAACGCGGTGCTGCGGCTGGTGCGGGTGGAGCCGAGGACCGAGGTGGCGGCGGTCTTCTCGGACGACGAGCTGGCCCGGATGGTGGGGGACGCGGCGGCCGCCGGGCTGCTGGACGAGCGGTCGACCGAGCGGCTGCGGGACGCGCTGGAGCTGGGCCGGCGGCCGGTCGGCGAGATCGTGCTGCCCGCCGACCGGGTGGTACGGGCGCGGCTGGGCATCACGGCGGAGGGTCTGGAGGCGCTGAGCGCGCGGTCGGGGTTCTCGCGCTTTCCGGTCGCCGACGACGACGGGCGGGTGCTGGGCTATCTGCACGTCAAGGACGCGCTGGACGCCGAGCCGCGCGACGCGGCCTTTCCGCGGTCCGCGCTGCGGCACATCACGCGGGTCGGCGCGGCCACCCCGCTGGACGACGTGCTCACCGCGATGCGCGCGGGCCGCGCCCATCTGGCGGCGGTGGTGGACGACCAGGGCCTCGGCGTGGGCCTGGTCACCATGGAGGACGTCCTGAAGGAACTGGTCGGCCGCGGCCGCGCGTGA
- a CDS encoding hemolysin family protein, with protein sequence MTETLLLVVAVLLTFACGVFVAAEFSLTTIERGELERAARDGERGAAAALSAVRNLTVQLSGAQLGITATGLIIGMLAESSIGKLLRGPLRAAGLPRSGASSLGLVLGTALSTLALMVIGELVPKNWAISRPLRVAKAVAPSQRVFTAAFGPLIRHLNNTANRVLRRMGLEPAEELASARGPQELAALARHSAREGTLEADTAELFVRTLNLGELTAENVMTPRVRVTALEAGATAEDVASVTRATGLSRFPVYRDSLDAVIGTVHIKDVLAVPADRRPRLPVTELLRDPLLVPESLTVDRLLDRLSGGRTMAVVIDEYGGTAGVVTLEDIVEEVVGEVRDEHDPQELPDLLLLRTDPSGRRIYEADGATRTEDQLERIGLHAPEGPYETLAGLVAHLLGRIPEHGDTLELDGWRIEVTDAERHRAARARLISPPRGDGGGRPGP encoded by the coding sequence ATGACCGAAACGCTGCTCCTGGTGGTGGCCGTCCTGCTGACCTTCGCCTGTGGCGTGTTCGTCGCGGCGGAGTTCTCGCTGACCACGATCGAGCGCGGTGAGCTGGAGCGGGCCGCCCGCGACGGTGAGCGCGGCGCCGCCGCGGCCCTGTCCGCCGTACGGAATCTGACCGTGCAGCTGTCCGGCGCGCAGTTGGGCATCACGGCGACCGGGCTGATCATCGGCATGCTGGCCGAGTCGTCCATCGGCAAGCTGCTGCGCGGACCGCTGCGGGCCGCCGGTCTGCCGCGCTCCGGGGCGTCCTCGCTGGGCCTGGTGCTGGGCACGGCGCTGTCGACCCTGGCCCTGATGGTGATCGGCGAGCTCGTCCCGAAGAACTGGGCGATCTCCCGGCCGCTGCGGGTCGCCAAGGCGGTCGCGCCCTCGCAGCGGGTCTTCACCGCCGCCTTCGGGCCGCTGATCCGCCATCTGAACAACACCGCCAACCGGGTGCTGCGCCGTATGGGCCTGGAGCCGGCCGAGGAGCTGGCCTCGGCCCGCGGCCCGCAGGAGCTGGCGGCGCTCGCCCGGCACTCGGCGCGCGAGGGCACGCTGGAGGCGGACACCGCCGAGCTGTTCGTCCGCACCCTGAATCTCGGCGAGCTGACCGCCGAGAACGTGATGACCCCCCGGGTCCGGGTCACCGCGCTGGAGGCCGGGGCGACGGCGGAGGACGTGGCGAGCGTGACCCGGGCCACCGGCCTGTCCCGTTTCCCCGTCTACCGCGACAGCCTGGACGCGGTCATCGGCACCGTCCACATCAAGGACGTACTGGCCGTCCCCGCCGACCGCCGCCCCCGGCTGCCGGTGACCGAGCTGCTGCGCGACCCGCTGCTGGTCCCGGAGTCGCTGACCGTGGACCGGCTGCTCGACCGGCTCTCCGGCGGCCGGACGATGGCGGTGGTGATCGACGAGTACGGCGGTACGGCCGGGGTCGTGACGCTGGAGGACATCGTCGAGGAGGTCGTCGGCGAGGTCCGCGACGAGCACGACCCGCAGGAGCTGCCCGATCTGCTCCTGCTGCGCACCGACCCGAGCGGCCGGCGGATCTACGAGGCCGACGGCGCCACCCGTACCGAGGACCAGTTGGAGCGGATCGGGCTGCACGCGCCGGAGGGGCCGTACGAGACGCTGGCCGGTCTGGTGGCGCACCTCCTGGGCCGTATCCCCGAGCACGGCGACACGCTGGAGCTGGACGGCTGGCGGATCGAGGTCACCGACGCGGAACGGCACCGGGCGGCCCGCGCCCGGCTGATCTCGCCGCCGCGCGGCGACGGGGGCGGGAGGCCGGGCCCGTGA
- a CDS encoding GNAT family N-acetyltransferase — protein MSDLRIRPANPSDAAAVLAFWQVAAEGTSISDDEAGVARLIGRDPEALLLAERDGVLMGSVIAGFDGWRCHLYRLAVHPDARRQGVARVLLAAAEERFLALGGRRGDAMVLDANERAHHAWRATGYVREERWRRWTKPLA, from the coding sequence ATGAGTGATCTTCGTATACGGCCCGCGAATCCGTCCGACGCCGCCGCGGTGCTCGCGTTCTGGCAGGTGGCGGCGGAGGGCACGAGCATCAGCGACGACGAGGCGGGGGTGGCCCGGCTGATCGGGCGGGACCCCGAGGCCCTGCTGCTCGCCGAGCGCGACGGCGTCCTGATGGGGTCGGTGATCGCCGGTTTCGACGGGTGGCGCTGTCACCTCTACCGGCTGGCCGTCCACCCGGACGCCCGCCGCCAGGGGGTGGCGCGGGTGCTGCTGGCGGCCGCGGAGGAACGTTTCCTGGCGCTGGGCGGGCGGCGCGGCGACGCGATGGTCCTGGACGCGAACGAGCGGGCACACCACGCGTGGCGCGCGACCGGTTACGTCCGCGAAGAGCGCTGGCGCCGCTGGACAAAGCCGCTGGCCTGA
- a CDS encoding DUF6364 family protein, whose translation MAKTQLNVRVDEATAETARERASQRGISVNRYIEELVQQDEGENGRAFVQAAADFMKQYEAVFEEELDNRPEGSR comes from the coding sequence ATGGCGAAGACCCAGTTGAACGTGCGGGTGGACGAAGCCACCGCCGAGACGGCGCGGGAACGCGCTTCGCAGCGCGGCATCAGTGTGAACCGGTACATCGAGGAACTCGTCCAGCAGGACGAGGGGGAGAACGGCCGGGCGTTCGTCCAGGCCGCCGCCGACTTCATGAAGCAGTACGAGGCGGTCTTCGAGGAGGAACTCGACAACCGGCCGGAAGGTTCGCGTTGA
- a CDS encoding fic family toxin-antitoxin system, toxin component gives MTLRIDLAWLLMVAEHNTPGDPQVTDWGALVAAVSRHRAEIFGRPVYADEYERAAALMQLLVHVPALERSNALFATAVAYAYLVAVGQKVVTSPERVRDLARLVREGRADVPRIAEELRAWTK, from the coding sequence TTGACCCTCAGGATCGACCTCGCCTGGCTGCTGATGGTCGCCGAGCACAACACCCCCGGCGACCCGCAGGTGACGGACTGGGGCGCACTCGTCGCGGCGGTCAGCCGACACCGGGCGGAGATCTTCGGGCGGCCGGTCTACGCGGACGAGTACGAGCGCGCGGCGGCGCTGATGCAATTGTTGGTGCATGTGCCGGCGCTTGAGCGGTCGAACGCGCTGTTCGCGACGGCGGTCGCGTACGCGTATCTCGTCGCCGTGGGGCAGAAGGTGGTGACGAGTCCGGAGCGGGTGCGGGATTTGGCCCGGCTGGTTCGGGAGGGACGTGCGGACGTCCCCCGCATCGCGGAGGAGCTGCGGGCCTGGACGAAATAG
- the bioD gene encoding dethiobiotin synthase, translating to MAIVVITGTGTEVGKTVTTAAVAAASLAQGLSVAVLKPAQTGVAEDEPGDAAEVARLAGEVTAVELARYPEPLAPATAARRSGRETISPGEIAEAAAKLAAVHDVVLVEGAGGLLVRYDEQGSTLADVAALLHARVLLVAPAGLGTLNATALTAEALKSRRLNCLGVIIGSWRADPDLAERCNVVDLPQAAGAPLLGALPQAAAKLSPAEFRAAAPDWLAPQLGGQWDALAFTKIYTPPLPQPTY from the coding sequence GTGGCCATCGTGGTCATCACCGGGACGGGTACCGAGGTCGGGAAGACCGTGACGACAGCGGCCGTCGCCGCGGCTTCGCTGGCGCAGGGGCTGAGCGTGGCCGTGCTCAAGCCCGCGCAGACCGGCGTGGCCGAGGACGAGCCCGGGGACGCCGCCGAGGTTGCGCGGCTCGCGGGTGAGGTGACGGCGGTCGAACTGGCCCGTTACCCCGAGCCGTTGGCCCCCGCGACCGCGGCCCGCCGCTCCGGCCGGGAGACCATCTCCCCCGGCGAGATCGCGGAGGCGGCGGCGAAACTCGCGGCCGTTCACGACGTCGTGCTCGTCGAGGGCGCGGGCGGCCTGCTGGTCCGTTACGACGAACAGGGCTCGACGCTGGCGGACGTGGCCGCGCTGCTGCACGCCCGGGTGCTGCTGGTCGCTCCCGCCGGGCTCGGCACGCTCAACGCGACCGCGCTCACCGCGGAAGCGCTCAAGTCCCGCCGGCTGAACTGCCTCGGCGTGATCATCGGCAGTTGGCGCGCCGACCCCGACCTGGCCGAACGCTGCAACGTCGTCGACCTCCCCCAGGCCGCGGGCGCCCCGCTCCTGGGCGCGCTCCCCCAGGCGGCCGCCAAGCTGTCACCCGCCGAGTTCCGCGCCGCCGCCCCGGACTGGCTGGCCCCCCAACTCGGCGGCCAATGGGACGCCCTCGCCTTCACCAAGATCTACACCCCGCCTCTCCCCCAACCAACCTACTAG
- a CDS encoding adenosylmethionine--8-amino-7-oxononanoate transaminase: protein MPEPLPAGLTPEALLDLDRRHVWHPYGPMPGRQEPLVVESAAGVRLRLAAPAEGHRELVDGMSSWWSAIHGYRHPALDEAVRDQLSRMSHVMFGGLTHEPAVRLAARLVEITPEPLRHVFLADSGSVSVEVAVKMCLQFWRSLGRPEKRRLLTWRGGYHGDTWQPMSVCDPDGGMHELWAGALPRQVFADAPPPGFDTPPDPAYTAHLRELIGRHAHELAAVIVEPVVQGAGGMAFHSPGYLRVLREACDEHDVLLVFDEIATGFGRTGRLFAAEHAGVCPDVMCLGKALTGGYLTMAAALCTSRVAEGISRGEVPVLAHGPTFMGNPLAASVACASLDLLLDQDWALEVKRIEAGLRDGLAGAESLPGVRDVRVLGAIGVVQLDHPVDMAAATRAAVRAGVWLRPFRDLVYTMPPYVTGDEDVARVAAGVLAAAAAG, encoded by the coding sequence ATGCCTGAGCCGCTGCCCGCCGGGCTGACCCCCGAGGCGCTGCTCGACCTCGACCGGCGGCACGTCTGGCACCCGTACGGTCCGATGCCCGGCCGCCAGGAACCGCTGGTCGTCGAGTCGGCCGCCGGGGTACGGCTGCGGCTGGCCGCGCCCGCCGAGGGCCACCGCGAACTCGTGGACGGCATGTCCTCCTGGTGGTCGGCGATCCACGGCTACCGGCACCCGGCGCTGGACGAGGCCGTACGCGACCAGTTGTCCCGGATGAGCCATGTGATGTTCGGCGGGCTCACCCACGAGCCCGCGGTACGGCTGGCCGCCCGGCTGGTCGAGATCACCCCGGAGCCGCTGCGGCATGTCTTCCTGGCCGACTCGGGCTCGGTGTCGGTCGAGGTCGCCGTCAAGATGTGCCTGCAGTTCTGGCGTTCGCTCGGCCGCCCGGAGAAGCGCCGGCTGCTGACCTGGCGCGGCGGCTACCACGGGGACACCTGGCAGCCGATGTCCGTGTGCGACCCGGACGGCGGGATGCACGAGCTGTGGGCCGGGGCGCTGCCCCGGCAGGTCTTCGCGGACGCCCCGCCGCCCGGCTTCGACACGCCGCCCGACCCCGCGTACACCGCGCACCTGCGCGAGCTGATCGGGCGTCACGCGCACGAGCTGGCCGCGGTGATCGTGGAGCCGGTGGTGCAGGGCGCGGGCGGGATGGCCTTCCACTCCCCCGGGTATCTGCGGGTGCTGCGGGAGGCGTGCGACGAGCACGACGTGCTGCTGGTCTTCGACGAGATCGCCACCGGGTTCGGGCGCACCGGGCGGCTCTTCGCGGCCGAGCACGCGGGTGTCTGCCCGGATGTGATGTGCCTGGGCAAGGCGCTGACCGGCGGTTATCTCACGATGGCGGCGGCGCTGTGCACGTCGCGGGTGGCGGAGGGCATCTCGCGGGGCGAGGTCCCCGTGCTGGCGCACGGCCCCACCTTCATGGGCAACCCGCTGGCCGCGTCGGTGGCCTGCGCGTCGCTCGACCTGCTGCTCGACCAGGACTGGGCGCTGGAGGTCAAGCGGATCGAGGCGGGCCTGCGGGACGGCCTGGCCGGTGCGGAGTCCCTGCCGGGGGTGCGGGACGTACGGGTGCTGGGGGCGATCGGCGTCGTCCAGCTCGACCACCCGGTCGACATGGCGGCCGCGACGCGGGCGGCGGTCCGGGCGGGGGTGTGGCTGCGGCCGTTCCGGGACCTGGTCTATACGATGCCGCCGTATGTGACGGGGGATGAGGATGTTGCGAGGGTCGCGGCGGGTGTTCTGGCCGCCGCGGCGGCGGGCTGA
- the bioB gene encoding biotin synthase BioB produces MDLLTTLVDKGLRRELPTRDEALAVLATSDDELLEVVAAAGRVRRQWFGRRVKLNYLVNLKSGLCPEDCSYCSQRLGSKADILKYTWLKPDEAAAAARAGVAGGAKRVCLVASGRGPTDRDVDRVSKTIEAIKEQNEDVEVCACLGLLSDGQAGRLRAAGADAYNHNLNTSEGTYGDITTTHTYADRVDTVQRAQAAGLSACSGLIAGMGESDADLVDVVFSLRELDPDSVPVNFLIPFEGTPLAEEWNLTPQRCLRILAMVRFVCPDVEVRLAGGREVHLRTMQPLALHLVNSIFLGDYLTSEGQAGQADLDMIADAGFEVEGAGTTTLPAHRGAEGAGGCGTHEGGCGPCGEAGSGAGSCGVPVQATSEPAAAEHASAEPVAAEPVAATARTGLVSVRRRGAGTDLPPNA; encoded by the coding sequence ATGGATCTGCTGACCACTCTGGTGGACAAGGGGCTGCGGCGTGAGCTGCCCACCCGGGACGAGGCGCTTGCCGTGCTGGCGACCTCCGACGACGAACTGCTGGAGGTGGTGGCGGCGGCGGGCCGGGTGCGCCGTCAGTGGTTCGGGCGCAGAGTCAAGCTGAACTACCTGGTCAACCTCAAGTCCGGGCTGTGTCCCGAGGACTGCTCGTACTGCTCGCAGCGGCTCGGCTCCAAGGCCGACATCCTCAAGTACACCTGGCTGAAGCCCGACGAGGCCGCGGCGGCGGCGCGGGCCGGGGTGGCCGGCGGCGCGAAGCGGGTCTGCCTGGTGGCGAGCGGACGCGGCCCGACCGACCGGGACGTGGACCGGGTCTCGAAGACCATCGAGGCGATCAAGGAGCAGAACGAGGACGTCGAGGTGTGCGCCTGCCTCGGGCTGCTCTCCGACGGTCAGGCCGGCCGGCTGCGGGCGGCGGGCGCGGACGCGTACAACCACAACCTCAACACCTCCGAGGGCACGTACGGGGACATCACCACCACGCACACGTACGCCGATCGGGTGGACACCGTGCAGCGGGCGCAGGCGGCGGGGCTGTCGGCGTGCTCCGGGCTGATCGCCGGCATGGGCGAGAGCGACGCGGACCTGGTCGACGTGGTGTTCTCGCTGCGGGAGCTGGACCCGGACTCGGTGCCGGTGAACTTCCTGATCCCGTTCGAGGGGACCCCGCTGGCCGAGGAGTGGAACCTCACCCCGCAGCGGTGCCTGCGCATCCTGGCGATGGTCAGGTTCGTCTGCCCGGACGTGGAGGTACGGCTGGCGGGCGGGCGCGAGGTGCATCTGCGGACGATGCAGCCGCTGGCCCTGCACCTGGTCAACTCGATCTTCCTGGGCGACTACCTGACCAGCGAGGGCCAGGCCGGGCAGGCCGACCTCGACATGATCGCCGACGCGGGCTTCGAGGTGGAGGGCGCGGGGACGACCACGCTGCCCGCGCACCGGGGCGCGGAGGGCGCGGGCGGGTGCGGGACGCACGAGGGCGGGTGCGGGCCGTGCGGTGAGGCGGGCTCAGGTGCGGGCTCGTGCGGGGTTCCGGTGCAGGCCACCTCCGAGCCGGCCGCTGCCGAACACGCCTCTGCCGAGCCGGTGGCCGCCGAGCCGGTGGCCGCTACTGCCCGTACGGGTCTGGTCTCCGTACGGCGGCGCGGCGCGGGCACGGATCTGCCGCCCAATGCCTGA
- a CDS encoding 8-amino-7-oxononanoate synthase, whose protein sequence is MNSTQPPHGPFGWIAEQARVRAEAGLRRELRPRAADSPLTDLAGNDYLGLTRHPEVTRAGADACLRWGAGSTGSRLVTGSTALHAELEAEIADFTGFEAALVLASGYAANLAAVTALTAPGSLLVSDAANHASLIDGCRLSRARTEVVRHADPEAVRKALDGHDGRAVVVSDSVFSVDGDAAPLPGLAAACREYGAALLVDDAHGFGVLGEGGRGAVHAAGLAGAPDVVCTATLSKAMGAQGGVVLGPAAVIEHLVNAARTFIFDTGLAPAATAAALAALRVLRREPERADRARAVARDFHRRLTGAGFDAVAPDSCVVSVRAPSPEAAFGWAARCRDEGLAVGCFRPPSVPDGVSRLRLTARCDLTDRQVAAAVDVIVRTAPRG, encoded by the coding sequence GTGAACAGCACGCAGCCGCCGCACGGCCCCTTCGGGTGGATCGCCGAACAGGCCAGGGTCCGGGCCGAGGCGGGGCTGCGGCGCGAACTGCGGCCGCGCGCCGCCGACTCGCCGCTGACCGACCTGGCGGGCAACGACTACCTCGGTCTGACCCGCCACCCCGAGGTCACCCGCGCCGGGGCCGACGCCTGCCTGCGCTGGGGCGCGGGCTCCACCGGCTCCCGGCTGGTCACCGGCAGCACCGCACTGCACGCCGAACTCGAAGCCGAGATCGCCGACTTCACCGGCTTCGAGGCCGCGCTCGTACTCGCCTCCGGCTACGCCGCCAACCTCGCCGCGGTCACCGCGCTCACCGCCCCCGGCAGCCTGCTGGTCTCCGACGCGGCCAACCACGCCTCGCTCATCGACGGCTGCCGGCTCTCCCGGGCCCGTACCGAGGTCGTACGGCACGCCGACCCCGAGGCCGTGCGCAAGGCGCTGGACGGGCACGACGGGCGGGCCGTCGTGGTCAGCGACTCGGTCTTCTCGGTGGACGGCGACGCGGCCCCGCTGCCTGGGCTGGCCGCCGCCTGCCGGGAGTACGGCGCCGCGCTGCTCGTCGACGACGCGCACGGCTTCGGGGTGCTGGGCGAGGGCGGGCGCGGCGCTGTGCACGCCGCCGGGCTCGCCGGGGCGCCCGACGTGGTGTGCACCGCGACCCTGTCCAAGGCCATGGGCGCGCAGGGCGGGGTGGTGCTCGGCCCGGCCGCCGTCATCGAGCACCTGGTCAACGCGGCCCGCACCTTCATCTTCGACACCGGCCTGGCCCCCGCCGCCACCGCCGCCGCGCTCGCCGCGCTGCGGGTGCTGCGCCGCGAGCCCGAGCGGGCCGACCGGGCCCGCGCGGTGGCCCGGGACTTCCACCGGCGGCTGACCGGGGCCGGGTTCGACGCGGTCGCGCCCGACTCCTGCGTGGTGTCGGTGCGCGCGCCCTCGCCCGAGGCCGCCTTCGGCTGGGCGGCCCGGTGCCGGGACGAGGGCCTGGCGGTCGGCTGCTTCCGGCCCCCGTCCGTGCCCGACGGGGTGTCCCGGCTGCGGCTCACCGCCCGCTGCGACCTGACGGACCGCCAGGTGGCCGCCGCGGTCGACGTCATCGTACGGACGGCGCCGCGCGGCTGA
- a CDS encoding DUF397 domain-containing protein yields MTTLSRYLSSSATLSGVSWRRSSHSTAANNCVETARLGSGEVAVRDSKDRLGPALLFAPDAWGDFVQALEGGGLGSV; encoded by the coding sequence ATGACGACGTTGTCCCGTTACCTTTCCTCCAGCGCGACGCTTTCCGGCGTGAGTTGGAGACGCAGCAGCCACAGCACCGCCGCGAACAACTGCGTGGAGACAGCCCGGCTCGGCTCGGGCGAGGTGGCCGTCCGCGACTCCAAGGACCGGCTCGGACCCGCGCTGCTGTTCGCGCCGGACGCCTGGGGTGACTTCGTTCAGGCGCTGGAGGGCGGCGGGCTCGGCTCGGTCTGA